A single window of Rhizobium sp. SL42 DNA harbors:
- a CDS encoding MlaD family protein has product METKANYALVGFFTLMVIGAAFGFVYWMAEYGRGGPVAPLAIRIPGSANGLSIGSPVRFNGIAVGSVRNLYIDNDDPQFSVAFTEVRADAPVTSSTKAVLEIQGLTGAAYIELSGGTADDKENILAKAMATGEPAVLMADQSSVTNLLSTADKILQRANDAIGELQGFISDARTPLTNTVKNAEVFSKSLADNAKGIDQFLKSVSALSESVSGLSGRLDSTLAAAEDLFKALNSEKIDKILTNTERATASIAAASDRVGPAIDSFKQTAETFQRFGSNADLTLQKVSKLVDAVDSQKVGKVVDDVSVASADARAAIAGFKDLSVSITGRKDDINKAIDDFTQLANRLNNASQQVDGILKKVDSFLGSDDTNSLSAEARKTLEQIRLTAENLNARIGPIAENLQRFSSTGLRDIQTLVNDTRQTVRGLNDAITNFDNDPQRLIFGGDTVKQFDGRTRR; this is encoded by the coding sequence ATGGAAACCAAAGCCAACTATGCCCTCGTCGGCTTTTTCACCCTGATGGTCATCGGAGCCGCCTTCGGCTTCGTCTACTGGATGGCGGAATATGGCCGTGGCGGGCCGGTGGCGCCGCTCGCCATTCGCATTCCGGGCTCTGCCAACGGCCTGAGCATCGGTTCGCCGGTTCGCTTCAACGGCATCGCCGTCGGATCGGTCCGCAACCTCTACATCGACAATGATGACCCGCAGTTTTCGGTAGCGTTTACGGAAGTTCGCGCCGATGCGCCGGTGACCTCCTCCACGAAGGCGGTTCTGGAAATCCAGGGCTTGACCGGGGCCGCCTATATCGAGCTTTCCGGCGGCACCGCCGACGACAAGGAAAATATCCTTGCCAAGGCGATGGCGACGGGAGAGCCGGCGGTGCTGATGGCTGATCAGTCGAGCGTGACAAACCTGCTTTCCACCGCCGACAAGATCCTGCAGCGGGCCAATGATGCCATTGGCGAATTGCAGGGCTTCATCAGCGATGCGCGCACGCCTTTGACCAATACGGTGAAAAATGCCGAAGTATTTTCCAAATCGCTGGCCGACAATGCCAAGGGCATCGATCAGTTCCTGAAAAGCGTGAGCGCGTTGTCCGAATCCGTATCCGGCCTGTCGGGTCGACTGGATTCGACCCTCGCTGCCGCCGAAGACCTGTTCAAGGCGCTCAATTCGGAAAAAATCGACAAGATCCTGACCAATACCGAGCGGGCGACGGCAAGTATCGCCGCCGCATCTGATCGGGTCGGTCCGGCCATCGACAGCTTCAAGCAGACAGCAGAAACCTTTCAGCGTTTCGGCAGCAATGCGGACCTGACCTTGCAGAAGGTGTCCAAGCTGGTCGACGCTGTCGACAGCCAGAAGGTCGGCAAGGTCGTGGATGATGTCTCTGTGGCATCTGCCGATGCGCGCGCCGCAATTGCCGGGTTCAAGGACCTTTCCGTCAGCATTACCGGTCGCAAGGACGACATCAACAAGGCGATCGACGACTTTACCCAACTCGCCAATCGTCTGAACAATGCGTCGCAGCAGGTGGATGGAATCCTGAAGAAGGTCGACAGCTTCCTTGGGTCGGACGATACCAATTCGCTCAGCGCCGAGGCGCGCAAGACGCTGGAACAGATCCGGCTGACGGCCGAGAACCTCAATGCCCGGATCGGGCCGATTGCCGAGAACCTGCAACGCTTCTCCAGCACCGGCTTGCGTGACATCCAGACCTTGGTCAACGACACGCGCCAGACCGTGCGTGGCCTGAACGATGCGATTACCAATTTCGACAACGACCCGCAGCGGTTGATCTTCGGCGGCGACACGGTCAAGCAATTTGACGGGCGAACACGCCGATGA
- a CDS encoding ABC transporter ATP-binding protein: MEGKKNATMKDRETILSVKGLTVAFGDNVVLDKLDLDIYRGEILGFVGASGAGKSVLMRTVLRLLPRRSGKIEILGADYDEVDERERTMLDTRLGVLFQHGALFSALTVKENIQLPMREYLDLPQWLMDELAYLKIELVGLHPDAADKYPSELSGGMIKRAALARALALDPDLVFLDEPTSGLDPIGAAEFDDLIARLRDTLGLTVYMVTHDLDSLFSVCDRIAVLGQKKVLVEGTLDDMLAYDDPWVKSYFKGKRARSIPRPESSGVHPVE; encoded by the coding sequence ATGGAAGGGAAGAAAAACGCGACGATGAAAGACCGGGAAACGATCCTTTCCGTCAAGGGACTGACCGTCGCCTTCGGCGACAATGTCGTGCTCGACAAGCTCGATCTCGATATCTACCGGGGCGAGATCCTGGGGTTCGTCGGGGCGTCGGGTGCCGGCAAGTCCGTTCTGATGCGGACAGTCCTCAGACTGCTGCCGCGCCGCTCGGGCAAGATCGAGATCCTTGGCGCCGATTACGACGAGGTCGACGAGCGTGAGCGGACAATGCTCGATACGCGACTGGGCGTGCTTTTTCAGCATGGCGCCCTATTTTCTGCCTTGACCGTCAAGGAGAATATCCAGTTGCCAATGCGTGAGTACCTTGATCTGCCTCAGTGGCTGATGGACGAGCTTGCCTATCTGAAGATCGAACTTGTCGGTCTGCATCCGGATGCGGCAGACAAATATCCCTCGGAACTGTCGGGCGGCATGATCAAGCGCGCCGCACTTGCACGGGCTCTCGCCCTTGATCCTGATCTCGTGTTTCTCGACGAGCCGACGTCCGGTCTCGACCCGATTGGCGCTGCCGAATTCGACGATCTGATCGCCCGGTTGCGCGATACGCTTGGATTGACGGTCTACATGGTCACTCACGATCTCGACAGCCTGTTCTCGGTCTGCGACCGTATCGCGGTGCTGGGACAGAAGAAGGTACTGGTCGAGGGCACGCTAGACGACATGCTCGCCTATGACGATCCGTGGGTGAAATCCTATTTCAAGGGCAAGCGGGCCCGCTCCATTCCTCGGCCGGAATCGTCCGGCGTGCATCCGGTAGAGTGA
- a CDS encoding ABC transporter permease, which translates to MKSVQPEIARITIDDLAEGRGRLIRLTGNWKNTSLSAMVKSAGSLVDDTSGIAETIDLDGVASMDTAGAWLVRRFVAQRQADGRSISIKGGTPEMRELINALPERVQPPDKTRSHSSLFEIIFAPVGKLTISLWDDLVAMMFVLGSAVRGAQTKFGRGSGVSPASVVNQLDHMGVRAVPIIMLMSFLIGAIIAQQGAFQLRYFGAEVFVVDLVGILQLREIGVLLTAIMIAGRSGSAITAEIGSMKMREEIDALKVIGLNPIGVLVFPRLVALTIALPLLTIVANFSALYGAAVVAWAYSGITFDVFITRLHDAVDYSTLASGMIKAPFMALIIGIVAAVEGMKVGGSAESLGRHVTAAVVKSIFVVILVDGLFAIFYAAIDF; encoded by the coding sequence TTGAAGTCGGTCCAGCCTGAAATTGCTCGTATCACGATCGACGACCTGGCGGAGGGCCGCGGGCGGCTCATTCGTCTGACGGGCAATTGGAAGAACACCAGCCTGAGCGCCATGGTCAAGAGTGCCGGCAGCCTTGTGGACGACACGTCCGGGATTGCCGAGACAATCGACCTTGATGGCGTTGCCAGCATGGACACGGCCGGCGCATGGCTTGTCCGGCGTTTCGTCGCGCAGCGACAGGCGGATGGCCGGAGCATTTCAATCAAGGGCGGTACGCCGGAAATGCGCGAGCTGATCAATGCGCTGCCGGAACGCGTGCAGCCGCCCGACAAGACGCGTAGTCACAGCAGCCTGTTTGAAATCATCTTCGCGCCGGTCGGCAAACTCACGATCAGCCTGTGGGACGACCTCGTCGCGATGATGTTCGTGCTCGGCTCCGCCGTGCGGGGGGCGCAGACGAAATTCGGACGCGGTAGTGGCGTATCGCCGGCATCTGTTGTCAACCAGCTCGACCACATGGGCGTACGCGCCGTGCCGATCATTATGCTGATGTCCTTCCTGATTGGTGCCATCATCGCGCAACAGGGGGCCTTCCAGCTTCGCTACTTCGGCGCGGAAGTGTTTGTCGTCGACCTTGTCGGGATCTTGCAACTGCGTGAAATCGGCGTTCTGTTGACTGCCATCATGATCGCCGGCCGTTCCGGCAGCGCCATCACAGCCGAAATCGGCTCGATGAAGATGCGCGAGGAGATCGATGCGTTAAAGGTCATCGGTCTCAATCCGATCGGTGTCCTGGTCTTCCCGCGGCTTGTCGCGCTGACAATCGCGCTGCCGCTTCTGACGATCGTTGCGAATTTCTCAGCACTTTATGGTGCAGCCGTCGTCGCCTGGGCCTATTCCGGTATCACATTCGATGTTTTCATCACGCGCCTGCATGACGCGGTAGACTACTCCACGCTTGCGTCCGGCATGATCAAGGCGCCGTTCATGGCGCTGATCATCGGCATCGTCGCCGCGGTCGAAGGCATGAAGGTCGGCGGTAGTGCGGAATCGCTCGGTCGCCACGTGACGGCTGCCGTGGTCAAATCCATCTTTGTCGTCATTCTCGTAGACGGGCTGTTCGCCATCTTCTACGCGGCCATCGATTTTTGA
- a CDS encoding UDP-2,3-diacylglucosamine diphosphatase: MDEASETRQFRTLFISDVHLGSKAAKTDFLLDFLRLHEAETIILVGDIVDGWRLKRSWYWPQECNDVVQKLLRKARKGTRIVYIPGNHDEFLRGFPGTHFGGIEVAERMIHETADGKKYLVLHGDEFDVVVRNARLLAYLGDWAYDTAIAINVFLAAVRRRLGMPYWSFSAWAKLQVKHAVNFIGEFQKIVAEEARRNEVDGVICGHIHHAVMEDIDGIHYVNTGDWVESCTAIVEHHDGRFELISWAHKIGEAAAIKRIASPMVPVSLPVLADMAEGEGVRAA, from the coding sequence GTGGACGAAGCCAGCGAAACCCGGCAATTCAGGACACTTTTCATTTCGGATGTTCATCTTGGCTCGAAAGCGGCCAAGACCGATTTCCTCCTCGACTTTCTGCGCCTGCACGAGGCGGAGACGATCATTCTGGTCGGCGACATCGTCGATGGCTGGCGATTGAAACGCAGCTGGTACTGGCCCCAGGAATGCAATGACGTCGTGCAGAAGTTGCTGCGCAAGGCGCGCAAGGGGACCCGGATCGTCTACATTCCAGGCAATCACGACGAATTCCTGCGCGGATTTCCGGGAACTCATTTCGGCGGCATCGAGGTCGCGGAACGGATGATCCACGAGACGGCCGATGGCAAAAAATATCTCGTCCTGCATGGCGACGAATTTGACGTTGTTGTCCGCAATGCCCGGCTGCTCGCCTATCTCGGTGACTGGGCTTATGACACGGCGATCGCGATCAACGTGTTTCTGGCGGCCGTGCGCCGTCGTTTGGGCATGCCTTACTGGTCATTTTCCGCCTGGGCAAAGCTGCAGGTCAAGCACGCCGTTAATTTCATCGGCGAATTCCAGAAAATCGTTGCCGAAGAGGCGCGCCGCAACGAGGTCGACGGCGTGATCTGCGGTCATATCCATCACGCGGTCATGGAAGACATCGACGGCATCCACTATGTCAACACCGGTGACTGGGTGGAAAGCTGTACGGCAATCGTCGAGCACCATGACGGTCGATTCGAGCTGATATCCTGGGCGCACAAGATCGGTGAAGCCGCTGCTATCAAGCGGATCGCCTCGCCGATGGTCCCGGTTTCGTTGCCGGTGCTGGCCGACATGGCTGAAGGCGAGGGCGTGCGCGCAGCCTGA
- a CDS encoding NADP-dependent malic enzyme encodes MNSQDKNKPQASNTSADLDEQALFYHRYPRPGKLEIQATKPLGNQRDLALAYSPGVAAPCLAIKEDPAAADDYTARSNLVAVISNGTAVLGLGNIGPLASKPVMEGKAVLFKKFAGIDVFDIEIEAPTVGEMVSTISALEPTFGGINLEDIKAPECFEVEDQLRAKMNIPVFHDDQHGTAIIVAAAILNGLELAGKMIEDVKIVASGAGAAALACLNLLVILGAKRENIWVHDIEGLVYKGRNELMDPWKEVYAQDSDNRVLADSIHGADVFLGLSAAGVLKPELLVQMAANPLIMALANPKPEIMPEEARTARPDAMICTGRSDFPNQVNNVLCFPYIFRGALDCGATTINEEMKMAAVRAIAALAREEVSEVAAKAYTGETPTFGSDYLIPSPFDPRLILRIAPAVARAAAESGVARRPITDYDTYLDQLNRFVFRSGFVMKPIFAAAKTATKKRVIFAEGEDERVLRAAQVLLEDGIGEPILIGRPQIIETRLKRYGLRIRPGVDFQLVNPEDDPRYRDYVDDYFAIVGRAGINPEAARTIVRTNTTVIGALAVKRGDADALICGVEGRFDRHVRDVRQIIGKRQGVRDFSGLSLLISQRGAIFFTDTFVTDDPSAEEIAEMTMLAAEEIRRFGIAPKAALLSHSNFGSRPSASATKMRSALQILRQEASELEVDGEMQGGSALSEALRKRAMPNSTLTGEANLLVFPNLDAANISLGIMRTMMDALHVGPILLGAAMPAHVLSTSVTSRGVVNMAALAVVEASQPA; translated from the coding sequence ATGAATTCCCAGGACAAGAACAAGCCGCAAGCCTCCAACACCTCCGCGGACCTCGATGAACAGGCGCTTTTCTATCATCGCTATCCGCGACCGGGGAAACTGGAAATCCAGGCGACCAAGCCGCTCGGCAACCAGCGTGACCTGGCCCTGGCCTATTCCCCCGGCGTCGCCGCGCCCTGTCTCGCCATCAAGGAAGATCCAGCCGCCGCGGACGACTATACCGCGCGCTCTAACCTCGTGGCGGTAATCTCGAACGGAACGGCTGTTCTCGGCCTCGGCAATATCGGCCCGCTCGCCTCCAAGCCCGTCATGGAAGGCAAGGCGGTCCTGTTCAAGAAATTCGCCGGCATCGATGTCTTCGACATCGAGATCGAGGCGCCGACCGTCGGCGAGATGGTCTCGACGATCTCCGCGCTTGAACCGACCTTCGGCGGCATCAACCTGGAAGACATCAAGGCACCGGAATGCTTCGAGGTCGAGGACCAGTTGCGCGCCAAGATGAACATCCCGGTCTTCCATGACGATCAGCACGGCACAGCGATCATCGTCGCGGCCGCGATCCTGAACGGCCTGGAACTTGCCGGCAAGATGATCGAAGACGTCAAGATCGTCGCGTCGGGCGCCGGTGCTGCCGCGCTTGCCTGTCTCAACCTGCTCGTCATCCTCGGCGCCAAGCGCGAGAACATCTGGGTGCACGACATTGAGGGCCTTGTCTACAAGGGCCGCAACGAGCTCATGGACCCCTGGAAGGAAGTCTACGCCCAGGACAGCGACAATCGCGTCCTCGCCGACAGCATTCATGGCGCTGACGTCTTCCTCGGTCTATCGGCCGCTGGCGTCCTGAAGCCGGAACTGCTGGTCCAAATGGCAGCCAATCCGCTGATCATGGCACTTGCCAACCCCAAACCAGAAATCATGCCGGAAGAGGCGCGCACGGCTCGCCCCGATGCGATGATCTGCACCGGCCGCTCGGACTTTCCGAATCAGGTCAACAACGTACTCTGCTTCCCGTACATCTTCAGGGGCGCACTGGACTGCGGCGCGACCACGATCAACGAAGAGATGAAGATGGCCGCCGTGCGCGCCATTGCAGCCCTCGCCCGCGAAGAAGTCTCGGAAGTTGCCGCGAAAGCCTATACGGGCGAGACGCCGACATTCGGTTCCGACTACCTGATCCCCTCGCCGTTCGATCCGCGCCTGATCCTGCGTATCGCGCCGGCTGTCGCCCGTGCTGCAGCGGAAAGCGGTGTCGCCCGCCGTCCGATCACCGACTACGACACCTATCTCGACCAGTTGAACCGTTTCGTCTTCCGCTCCGGCTTCGTCATGAAGCCGATCTTTGCAGCCGCCAAGACCGCAACCAAGAAGCGCGTGATCTTTGCAGAAGGTGAAGACGAGCGCGTCCTGCGCGCCGCCCAGGTCCTGCTCGAAGATGGGATCGGTGAACCGATCCTGATCGGTCGCCCGCAAATCATCGAAACCCGCTTGAAGCGCTACGGCCTGCGCATCCGTCCAGGCGTGGATTTCCAGCTCGTCAATCCGGAAGATGATCCGCGCTACCGCGACTATGTCGATGACTACTTCGCCATCGTCGGGCGCGCCGGCATCAATCCGGAAGCTGCCCGCACCATCGTTCGCACCAATACCACCGTCATTGGCGCGCTTGCCGTCAAGCGCGGCGACGCCGATGCACTGATCTGCGGTGTTGAAGGCCGGTTCGATCGCCATGTCCGCGACGTCCGCCAGATCATCGGCAAACGACAGGGCGTTCGCGACTTCTCCGGCCTCAGCCTGCTTATTTCCCAGCGCGGCGCAATATTCTTCACCGACACGTTCGTCACCGACGACCCGTCGGCAGAGGAAATCGCCGAAATGACGATGCTGGCCGCCGAGGAAATCCGGCGCTTCGGCATTGCCCCGAAAGCAGCCCTTCTGTCGCATTCCAATTTCGGATCACGCCCGTCGGCGAGTGCCACGAAGATGCGCAGCGCCCTCCAAATTCTGCGGCAGGAAGCGTCGGAACTTGAGGTTGATGGCGAAATGCAGGGCGGATCGGCCTTGTCCGAGGCTTTGCGCAAACGCGCCATGCCGAACAGCACCTTGACGGGTGAAGCCAATCTCCTTGTCTTCCCGAACCTTGATGCGGCCAACATCTCGCTTGGTATCATGCGCACCATGATGGACGCGCTGCATGTAGGCCCGATCCTGCTTGGTGCGGCGATGCCGGCCCATGTTCTATCGACATCGGTTACCTCGCGTGGCGTCGTCAACATGGCCGCTCTTGCCGTCGTGGAGGCTTCCCAGCCCGCCTGA
- a CDS encoding helix-turn-helix transcriptional regulator, giving the protein MVSSEAYFELTDWLEQAERLEPQQFFDRMRHAYNLSHLLYFDGTLYGDRLAARSLHHTILPRLSRLTRKLQWELLPALFTRVTIAIEPFDWRDVGPLTRAGQNLSKLANLLELAPVGAFYPLLSRGGRTAFLLVQSDMTIEDWRNLRRAHDRDIAALAVRFHARNLASTSAETRIRHEKDRLTRREIETLSWVAAGKSYWEIAVILGITERTVRFFMSNARRKLNVVTNPQAVAEALWRKLIANPHNAPEPT; this is encoded by the coding sequence ATGGTGTCTTCGGAGGCCTATTTCGAACTGACAGACTGGCTCGAGCAAGCCGAACGTCTCGAGCCGCAGCAATTTTTCGATCGCATGCGGCATGCTTACAACCTGAGCCATCTGCTGTATTTCGATGGAACCCTTTACGGCGATCGCCTTGCAGCTCGCAGCCTGCATCACACGATATTGCCGCGATTGTCCCGGTTGACCCGAAAGCTCCAGTGGGAGCTTCTACCTGCCCTGTTCACCCGCGTAACAATTGCGATAGAGCCATTCGACTGGCGGGACGTCGGTCCTCTAACGAGAGCTGGCCAGAACCTTTCGAAACTCGCCAACCTGCTCGAACTCGCTCCCGTCGGTGCATTTTATCCTTTGCTGTCGCGAGGAGGCCGAACGGCCTTCCTCCTCGTCCAGTCCGACATGACGATTGAGGATTGGCGAAACCTGCGCCGCGCGCATGACCGCGACATTGCGGCGCTTGCCGTCAGATTTCATGCACGAAACCTGGCGAGCACATCAGCCGAAACGCGCATTCGGCATGAAAAAGACCGGCTCACGCGGCGAGAAATCGAGACATTATCCTGGGTTGCGGCCGGAAAGAGTTATTGGGAAATCGCCGTCATCCTGGGTATCACGGAACGCACAGTGCGGTTTTTCATGTCCAATGCGCGACGGAAACTCAATGTCGTGACTAACCCGCAAGCAGTCGCGGAAGCGCTCTGGCGCAAACTCATCGCGAACCCGCACAATGCACCTGAGCCCACCTAG
- a CDS encoding acyl-homoserine-lactone synthase: protein MIRIINGVNRNRHPHEIDAMHRLRKNVFHDLLGWDVALHGDWEIDHYDQSNPLYILSYNDSGRLRGALRLLPTLGPNMLADTFPILLGDQSEIRSAAIWESSRFCIDPQISQDRAGNQVTIAAAELMCGVGELGLASGLSQIVTVTDVFLERMFKRMGCPGMRISDPQRIGSVHAVAIAWDVTEGLLERMKHVAAISGNVLEHPMTLTTARAA, encoded by the coding sequence ATGATCCGGATCATCAATGGCGTTAATCGCAACCGCCATCCACATGAAATCGACGCCATGCATCGGTTGCGCAAAAATGTCTTCCACGATCTTCTGGGCTGGGATGTCGCCCTGCACGGTGACTGGGAAATTGATCACTATGATCAGTCCAATCCGCTCTATATCCTGTCCTACAACGACAGTGGACGCCTGCGCGGCGCGCTGCGCCTGCTGCCGACACTGGGACCGAACATGCTCGCGGACACGTTTCCGATACTGCTCGGGGATCAGAGCGAAATTCGCAGTGCGGCCATCTGGGAATCGAGCCGCTTTTGTATCGATCCGCAAATCTCGCAGGATCGTGCCGGCAACCAGGTCACAATTGCCGCGGCTGAACTGATGTGCGGCGTCGGCGAACTCGGACTTGCTTCCGGCCTGAGCCAGATCGTCACCGTTACGGATGTCTTCCTGGAACGCATGTTCAAGCGCATGGGTTGCCCCGGTATGCGCATCTCCGATCCGCAGCGGATTGGTTCCGTTCACGCCGTTGCCATCGCTTGGGACGTGACGGAGGGTCTGCTCGAACGGATGAAACATGTGGCCGCGATCTCGGGCAATGTCCTCGAACACCCGATGACACTAACAACGGCACGCGCCGCTTAA
- a CDS encoding DUF2865 domain-containing protein produces MQTRILGLLAAALCFAWIVPNAASASVVCERLRDRLAEVSAFVGENPEIKSYASAIAQQNLELRKARQDQKRLRCLTSSVVVVRPDGGNDCGDLSAALDRMEANKDILVAKLEEIRSGGAESRDARARLTSALEANGCNAQTDDTFGGNIEEAERVPYLDTLAEPYQVSRNSLEALPGQPPALPTGNIRTLCVRTCDGGFFPISSSTSAMNFGHDAGLCQQMCPNTETELYFHAPAVSETSEMISAVSGRPYRDLPNAFAYRNRTAGDNPQCGCDLARYHEQAKRRSTPPTPVPDYQSSIVTIAPKTPAVAAAVPAAQPVERDYDGSAANIRKVGPQFLPPVTGTINLRNPASPGPQPLQE; encoded by the coding sequence TTGCAGACCAGAATACTAGGACTTCTCGCTGCAGCGCTGTGCTTTGCCTGGATTGTACCGAATGCAGCCTCCGCTTCGGTTGTCTGCGAACGCTTGCGTGATCGGCTTGCCGAGGTGTCGGCATTCGTCGGTGAAAACCCCGAAATCAAAAGTTATGCCAGCGCGATTGCCCAGCAGAATCTGGAGCTGCGAAAGGCAAGGCAAGACCAGAAACGCCTGCGCTGCCTGACCTCTTCAGTGGTCGTCGTGCGACCGGACGGCGGTAACGATTGCGGCGACCTTTCCGCGGCGCTCGACCGAATGGAGGCGAACAAGGACATTCTGGTGGCCAAGCTGGAGGAAATCAGATCCGGTGGGGCTGAGAGCAGAGACGCTCGCGCCCGGCTGACCTCCGCTCTCGAGGCAAACGGCTGCAATGCGCAGACTGATGATACCTTTGGCGGCAATATCGAGGAAGCCGAGCGCGTCCCTTATCTCGATACGCTGGCGGAGCCCTATCAAGTCAGCCGCAATTCGCTGGAGGCCCTCCCCGGCCAGCCACCCGCACTGCCGACCGGCAATATCCGGACACTATGCGTCCGCACCTGTGACGGAGGCTTCTTTCCGATTTCCTCCAGCACATCCGCGATGAATTTCGGACATGACGCCGGCCTGTGTCAGCAGATGTGCCCAAACACCGAGACGGAACTGTATTTCCACGCACCCGCGGTCAGCGAAACATCCGAGATGATTTCGGCGGTCAGCGGGCGACCCTACCGCGACCTGCCCAACGCCTTCGCCTATCGCAACCGCACGGCCGGTGACAATCCGCAATGTGGATGCGATCTGGCCCGCTATCACGAACAGGCGAAAAGGCGATCGACACCGCCCACGCCCGTTCCAGACTACCAGTCGTCGATCGTCACCATCGCGCCGAAGACGCCTGCAGTAGCCGCAGCGGTACCAGCGGCACAGCCTGTCGAGCGCGACTACGATGGCAGTGCGGCCAATATACGCAAAGTGGGTCCACAATTCCTGCCGCCGGTGACGGGCACCATCAATCTCAGAAATCCTGCCTCTCCAGGTCCGCAGCCTCTGCAGGAGTAG
- the bluB gene encoding 5,6-dimethylbenzimidazole synthase has product MHDESNDFLVRAGSFSVEEKQAVYRAIHTRRDVRDQFLPDPLPNDLVRRLLSAAHAAPSVGFMQPWNFLLVRDAVRRQLIWEAFDRANREAAAMFDEDRQAAYRSLKLEGIRKAPLGVCVTCDRDRAGPVVLGRTHNSRMDSYSTVCAIQNLWLAARAEGVGLGWVSIFQESELKGILDIPDDIEVVGYLCLGYVDTLYATPELEVKGWRSRLPLDELVFEESWGLRSGTFAVDGATPAEAADLERQDF; this is encoded by the coding sequence ATGCACGACGAATCGAACGATTTTCTTGTCCGGGCCGGTTCCTTTTCCGTCGAGGAAAAGCAGGCCGTCTACCGGGCCATCCACACGCGCCGTGACGTGCGCGACCAGTTCCTTCCCGACCCCTTGCCGAATGACCTTGTCAGGCGTCTGCTCAGTGCCGCGCATGCCGCACCTTCAGTCGGTTTCATGCAGCCCTGGAATTTCCTGCTGGTGCGCGACGCCGTGCGTCGGCAGCTCATATGGGAGGCTTTTGACCGGGCAAATCGCGAAGCGGCGGCTATGTTCGATGAGGATAGGCAGGCCGCTTATCGGTCCTTGAAGCTTGAGGGTATCCGCAAGGCGCCGCTCGGCGTTTGCGTGACATGCGACCGCGACCGGGCCGGTCCCGTCGTTCTGGGGCGCACCCATAATTCACGCATGGACAGCTATTCCACCGTCTGTGCCATCCAGAATTTGTGGCTTGCTGCGCGCGCCGAAGGTGTCGGGCTCGGATGGGTGAGTATCTTTCAGGAAAGTGAGCTGAAGGGGATTCTGGATATTCCTGACGACATCGAGGTCGTCGGGTATCTGTGCCTCGGCTATGTAGATACGCTTTACGCGACACCGGAACTCGAGGTGAAAGGCTGGCGATCACGGTTGCCGCTTGACGAGTTGGTGTTTGAGGAGAGCTGGGGACTTCGGTCCGGAACCTTCGCCGTTGACGGTGCTACTCCTGCAGAGGCTGCGGACCTGGAGAGGCAGGATTTCTGA
- a CDS encoding TolB family protein: MRSSVEIYNIRTRQTRVVWQTSELVEAPNWSPDGSYLLINGNGLLYRLSPEGGQAPSLLDTGFAIECNNDHGISPDGSLVVISDKTEHGKSCIYVLPAEGGVPRQVTSRLPSYWHGWSPDGRQLAYCGIRDDVFDIYSISVDGGEERRLTEGEGRNDGPDWSADGNWIYFNSSRSGLMQIWRMHPDGSDVERITYSDTGDWFPHPSPKDGKVLYLSYAPDVFDHPRDREVSLRLMDMDGGTQETLFELFGGQGTINVPNWSPDGAEFAFVRYFPVND, translated from the coding sequence TTGCGCAGTTCCGTCGAGATCTACAATATCCGCACGCGACAGACACGTGTTGTCTGGCAGACGAGTGAACTGGTCGAGGCGCCAAACTGGTCGCCTGACGGTTCGTATCTGCTGATCAACGGCAATGGTCTGTTGTATCGGCTTTCGCCCGAGGGCGGCCAGGCGCCGTCCCTCCTCGACACAGGATTTGCCATTGAATGCAACAACGATCACGGCATCTCGCCTGACGGCTCGCTGGTGGTCATCTCGGACAAGACGGAGCACGGAAAGTCCTGCATCTACGTATTGCCTGCCGAAGGCGGTGTTCCGCGCCAGGTTACGTCGCGCCTGCCTTCCTACTGGCATGGCTGGTCGCCCGATGGTCGTCAGCTTGCCTATTGCGGTATTCGCGACGATGTCTTCGACATCTATTCGATTTCCGTCGATGGCGGCGAGGAGCGCCGACTGACTGAAGGCGAGGGTCGAAACGACGGCCCGGACTGGTCGGCCGATGGCAACTGGATCTATTTCAACTCCAGCCGAAGCGGCCTGATGCAGATCTGGCGCATGCATCCGGATGGCAGCGATGTCGAACGCATCACCTACAGCGATACGGGAGACTGGTTCCCGCATCCGTCACCGAAAGACGGCAAGGTTCTCTACCTCTCCTATGCGCCCGACGTCTTTGATCATCCGCGTGACCGCGAGGTCAGCCTTAGGCTGATGGACATGGACGGTGGTACCCAGGAAACGCTGTTCGAACTCTTTGGTGGGCAGGGTACGATCAACGTGCCGAACTGGTCGCCGGACGGCGCGGAATTCGCCTTCGTCCGCTATTTCCCCGTCAACGACTGA